One Kazachstania africana CBS 2517 chromosome 5, complete genome DNA window includes the following coding sequences:
- the TAF5 gene encoding chromatin modification protein (similar to Saccharomyces cerevisiae TAF5 (YBR198C); ancestral locus Anc_8.544) yields MAQPNQNKNNKNQQQQQQQQQQQQQQQQQQQRQSSNSAQQANNGNASQQQSRPSSQFSAQDLNRIVLEYLNKKGYHRTEAMLRAESSRTITPQNKKSPGTTKNGKLPEPSTTPPVSDKTVKPVSNPILPPQQQPGVKRDNEGSVIMSSEQQVINSMSPGNYIRAYSLLKNWIDESLEIYKPELSYIIYPIFIYLFLNLISKDAIVARRFFDKFSSDYKILHGTDINRLYSINSVDHIKENETANAFISGKYRITISKTILNLLLYFLNENENVGGSLILSMINKHLQPVIVNSPVTAKDRLADGLKIESSTNDNNNANVNLEINSIPVKLGPLPKDEEFVKEVETELKIKDDQEKQQQDNNDANTKTLLQEYKSIQNDTASDAATVTDKNEDDKDKSDNLIKETKEEVLEENKNIIKTPVESKAFMVSPSIDTLPLPLKTSLDLKLEIQKVKESRDAIRLDNIQTSLPSVCMYTFHNTNKDMSCLEFSDDCRLAATGFQDSFIKIWSLDGSSLVTNKLPSYKKEEILTTGDETSSLLIGHSGAVYSTSFSPDNKFLLSGSEDKTVRLWSMDTHTTLVSYKGHNHPVWDVKFSPMGHYFATASHDQTARLWSCDHIYPLRIFAGHLNDVETVSFHPNGCYVFTGSADKTCRMWDISTGDSVRLFLGHTAPVLTTAVTPDGRWLCTGGEDGVINVWDIGTGKRLKQMRGHGKNAIHSFSFNKEGNILISGGADHSVRVWDLKKATPEPSAEPEQPFAGYVGDVTASVNQDIKEFGRRRAIVPTSDLVASFFTKKTPVFNVKFTRTNLALAGGAFRD; encoded by the coding sequence ATGGCACAACCGAATcagaataaaaataacaaaaatcaacaacaacaacaacaacaacaacaacaacaacagcagcagcagcaacaacaacaacgACAGAGCTCGAATAGCGCACAACAAGCAAATAATGGCAATGCTTCACAACAGCAGAGTAGACCCTCCAGTCAGTTCTCTGCGCAGGATCTTAACAGAATTGTCTTGGagtatttgaataaaaaagGTTACCATCGGACAGAGGCAATGTTAAGGGCAGAAAGTAGTCGTACCATTACACCGCAAAATAAGAAATCTCCAGGAACCACAAAGAATGGCAAGCTGCCGGAACCTTCTACGACTCCTCCCGTATCAGATAAGACTGTGAAGCCCGTCAGTAATCCCATTTTACCACCACAACAGCAACCCGGTGTCAAGAGAGACAATGAAGGCTCTGTAATAATGTCAAGTGAACAACAGGTGATCAATTCCATGTCTCCTGGAAATTATATTAGAGCATATTCATTACTGAAGAATTGGATCGATGAATCATTAGAAATTTATAAACCAGAATTAAGCTATATTATTTACCCAATATTCATCTACCTTTTTTTAAATCTAATTAGCAAAGATGCCATTGTCGCAAGAAGGTTTTTCGATAAGTTTTCCAGTGATTATAAAATCTTGCATGGTACAGATATTAATAGACTTTATAGTATCAATTCAGTTGATCATataaaggaaaatgaaactgCAAATGCATTCATCTCGGGTAAATATAGAATCACCATTTCAAAGACAATATTGAATCTTctactttattttttaaatgaaaatgaaaatgtcgGTGGATCGCTCATCCTAAGTATGATAAATAAACATTTACAACCAGTTATAGTGAATTCCCCAGTGACTGCAAAAGATAGACTAGCAGACGGTTTAAAAATCGAATCTTCCACTAATGATAACAATAATGCCAATGTAAATCTAGAAATTAATTCTATTCCTGTAAAATTAGGTCCTTTGccaaaagatgaagaatttgtaAAGGAAGTTGAAACCGAATTgaaaattaaagatgatCAAGAGAAACAGCAACAAGATAACAATGATGCAAACACAAAGACTCTTCTTCAAGAATATAAATCGATACAAAATGACACTGCTTCTGATGCAGCTACTGTAAcagataaaaatgaagacgataaagataaaagtgacaatttgataaaagaaaCTAAAGAGGAAGttcttgaagaaaataaaaatataataaaaacaCCTGTTGAATCTAAAGCATTCATGGTCTCTCCATCCATTGACACACTTCCTTTACCATTAAAGACATCACTAGATTTAAAATTagaaattcaaaaggtAAAAGAGTCTCGTGACGCGATCAGGTTGGATAATATACAAACTTCATTACCAAGTGTTTGTATGTATACTTTCCACAATACAAACAAGGATATGTCCTGTTTGGAATTTAGTGATGACTGTAGATTGGCTGCTACTGGGTTTCAAGATAgctttattaaaatttggtCATTAGATGGTTCATCACTTGTGACCAATAAATTACCAAGTtataagaaagaagaaattctCACTACAGGTGATGaaacatcatcattactTATCGGTCATAGCGGAGCCGTGTACTCTACAAGCTTCAGTCCAGACAATAAGTTTCTATTATCAGGATCTGAAGATAAAACTGTTAGATTATGGTCAATGGATACTCATACAACTTTGGTTAGCTACAAAGGTCACAATCATCCTGTATGGGATGTGAAGTTTTCACCAATGGGTCATTATTTTGCAACTGCATCACATGATCAAACAGCAAGATTGTGGTCATGCGATCACATTTATCCACTACGTATCTTTGCAGGGCATTTAAACGATGTCGAAACAGTTTCATTCCATCCAAATGGTTGTTACGTTTTCACTGGTTCAGCTGATAAAACTTGTAGAATGTGGGATATAAGCACGGGTGATTCTGTCAGACTATTTTTGGGTCACACTGCGCCTGTTTTAACAACAGCTGTAACGCCAGATGGCAGATGGCTATGTACGGGTGGCGAAGATGGTGTCATTAATGTTTGGGATATAGGAACTGGTAAAAGATTAAAGCAAATGCGTGGACATGGTAAGAACGCTattcattcattttcatttaacAAAGAAGGCAACATTTTGATCAGTGGCGGTGCCGATCATTCTGTGAGGGTTTGGGACCTCAAGAAAGCTACTCCTGAACCAAGTGCAGAGCCGGAACAGCCTTTTGCAGGCTATGTTGGAGATGTTACCGCTTCTGTTAACCAAgatatcaaagaatttggTCGTAGGCGCGCGATTGTCCCAACAAGTGATCTTGTAGCCTCATTCTTTACCAAGAAGACACCTGTTTTCAACGTTAAATTCACCAGGACTAACCTAGCACTAGCGGGTGGTGCTTTTAGAGATTGA
- the KAFR0E03190 gene encoding uncharacterized protein, whose protein sequence is MDANSQSNSTSETFQLHNFSKESTPDGIQSTPGSTYNLKPKNKTKSKSKSKTKHKNASNCSVRSSSNLAIRGKSPKNLLSASSEENGFKTSKNASKHGTPKPDSSIASPWSAIDTLDDVKMMAAENKFTDVLPPKFEVDLQCTREAHVQLLNAMRDRKSRLQRPIDKEGADETVLPKFFETRTSTTEELEPIYVSDYTETKDSFKEITKQEEEYVRLMEDTITGVQNLR, encoded by the coding sequence ATGGATGCCAACTctcaatcaaattcaacGTCAGAAACCTTTCAACTTCATAATTTTTCGAAGGAATCGACGCCAGATGGGATACAATCCACGCCAGGTTCAACTTATAATTTAAAACCGAAAAATAAGACAAAATCAAAGTCTAAGAGTAAAACGAAGCACAAAAATGCCTCCAATTGTAGTGTTAGATCAAGCTCTAACCTGGCTATTAGAGGTAAGTctccaaaaaatttacttAGCGCCAGTAGTGAGGAAAATGGTTTCAAGACGAGTAAAAATGCTAGCAAACATGGTACACCAAAACCTGATTCTTCAATAGCGTCGCCATGGTCAGCCATTGATACTTTAGATGACGTGAAAATGATGGCTgcagaaaataaatttactGATGTCTTACCACCAAAGTTTGAAGTAGACCTTCAATGTACGAGGGAGGCACATGTTCAACTACTAAACGCAATGAGAGACCGTAAATCAAGATTACAGAGGCCTATAGACAAGGAGGGTGCAGATGAAACCGTTttgccaaaattttttgaaacaagaaCAAGTACCACAGAAGAGCTCGAGCCTATATACGTCAGTGACTATACTGAAACAAAAGAtagtttcaaagaaataacAAAACAGGAGGAGGAATACGTTCGTCTCATGGAAGACACTATAACAGGCGTCCAAAACCTAAGATAG
- the GPI19 gene encoding phosphatidylinositol N-acetylglucosaminyltransferase GPI19 (similar to Saccharomyces cerevisiae GPI19 (YDR437W); ancestral locus Anc_5.549) translates to METSSKLRRSTKREYYWFSRHFIVTSLLIFILIWSFVGGYDNKILPNRNWVLILQCIVLMGMLFAYFGLIFYNDDILAPNLDDMRTITDSHACIVTTDKDDLVKNFAFKETSGVIDLPIMDVCDVLYRER, encoded by the coding sequence ATGGAGACGTCATCAAAATTACGGAGATCAACCAAGAGGGAATACTATTGGTTTTCTAGACATTTTATTGTGACTTCTCTGCTGATCTTCATCCTAATTTGGTCCTTTGTTGGTGGTTATGACAACAAGATTTTGCCAAATAGGAATTGggttttgattcttcaGTGTATCGTGTTAATGGGCATGCTCTTTGCATATTTTGGCTTGATCTTCTATAATGACGATATATTGGCTCCAAATTTGGATGATATGAGGACGATTACTGACAGCCATGCCTGTATAGTCACCACCgataaagatgatttgGTGAAGAATTTTGCATTCAAGGAGACGAGTGGAGTCATTGACTTACCAATCATGGATGTTTGTGATGTTTTATATAGGGAAAGATAA
- the PPM1 gene encoding leucine carboxy methyltransferase (similar to Saccharomyces cerevisiae PPM1 (YDR435C); ancestral locus Anc_5.547) yields the protein MTNLAIQQTDYDAFSSKIAAIQRGYLPPSSKNALNQDYDDADAWLSKLYINFKELHMNYLNVLRSKNRRVYSKINKASLNSFPVMNYGTYLRTAAIDLSVLQYLNDSTFDKFQIVNLGAGSDLRMIQYLNMFPDRLENFVDIDFAEAVQLKQGIINDLGFKNDKYHLLACDLKQDIKKTMETLESRLDLSTPTIIITECMLCYLPETQSQLLIDNCMKSFEKGCWISYDPIGGDQPSDRFGKIMKNNLQESRGLDLPTLLIYSSTEKYLQRWAADNKAESTILDMWQFHNKYISAKEMARLRSLQFLDEIEELKLMQLHYVILQCEWQ from the coding sequence ATGACGAATCTAGCAATACAACAGACGGATTATGACGCATTTTCCAGCAAAATTGCAGCAATTCAAAGAGGTTATCTTCCCCCTAGCTCAAAAAATGCCTTGAACCAGGATTATGACGATGCAGATGCCTGGCTGTCCAAATTGTATATTAATTTCAAGGAACTCCATATGAACTATTTAAATGTATTAAGAAGTAAGAACCGTAGAGTatattcaaagataaaCAAGGCTAgtttaaattcatttccTGTGATGAACTATGGTACGTACCTCCGAACGGCTGCCATTGATCTTTCTGttttacaatatttaaatgataGTACTTTTGATAAGTTTCAAATCGTCAATCTTGGAGCAGGGTCAGATTTGAGAATGATCCAATACTTGAACATGTTTCCAGATCGATTAGAGAACTTTGTGGATATAGATTTCGCTGAAGCTGTTCAACTAAAGCAGGGAATAATCAATGACCTAGGGTTCAAGAACGACAAGTACCATTTGCTAGCTTGTGATTTAAAGCAGGATATTAAGAAGACAATGGAGACCCTTGAATCGAGGTTAGATTTGAGTACACCCACTATAATAATTACAGAGTGTATGTTGTGCTATTTACCCGAAACTCAGTCGCAATTGTTGATTGATAATTGCATGAAAAGCTTTGAAAAAGGTTGTTGGATATCTTATGATCCTATCGGAGGTGACCAACCGAGTGATAGATTTGGGAAAATTATGAAGAATAATTTGCAGGAATCAAGAGGGCTAGATTTACCAACGCTGCTAATTTACAGCTCTacagaaaaatatttgcaAAGATGGGCAGCAGATAATAAGGCGGAAAGTACTATCTTAGACATGTGGCAATTCCACAATAAGTACATTTCAGCTAAAGAAATGGCAAGGCTCAGGTCGttacaatttttggatgaaattgaagaattgaaactTATGCAATTACATTATGTCATACTACAGTGTGAATGGCAATAG
- the TAF11 gene encoding TATA-binding protein-associated factor TAF11 (similar to Saccharomyces cerevisiae TAF11 (YML015C); ancestral locus Anc_5.546) produces MVEPQGPLDILPVVNYQPLLTEANYFSTKQMINQVLSEDQEYVAWKLKDLRTGGTMNNFISQSQIDTTSSQRTNEVSKMPHLNSVPKNLHFMRDIYDRLNANDDEIKGNELSYEDQFKLLVLNLDSEQNNRFEVFHRTSLNKSQVKKLASTVCNQTISENIRVFLQAIGKVYVGEIIELALDVRKKWFNARMAIEFDRRKEFAKRLKKILKKLTQLTNATDVNEKDKQTDIEIEDSVDENESDTYFDDDEDEVREIKTSNKLLSTDKNSQEVRLGLLNHYNKLVKDFNKIDVSIEKYNKSPILPEHIREAWRLYQLQNDTLPADQWRYQGENSGNMFR; encoded by the coding sequence ATGGTAGAACCTCAAGGCCCTTTGGATATACTTCCAGTTGTCAATTATCAACCATTACTTACAGAAGCCAACTATTTCTCGACTAAGCAAATGATCAATCAAGTACTATCGGAGGATCAAGAATATGTTGCATGGAAGTTGAAAGATTTACGAACAGGTGGTACGAtgaacaattttatttctcaATCACAGATTGATACTACTAGCTCGCAACGAACCAATGAAGTTTCCAAAATGCCTCATTTGAATTCCGTCCCCAAAAACCTGCATTTTATGAGAGATATTTATGACAGATTAAATGCTAATGATGACGAGATCAAAGGGAATGAGTTGAGTTATGAAGATCAGTTCAAGCTGTTGGTTTTAAATTTAGATAGCGAGCAAAATAATAGATTCGAAGTGTTCCATAGAACCTCATTAAACAAATCTCAAGTTAAAAAGTTAGCCAGTACCGTCTGTAATCAGACGATAAGTGAGAATATTAGAGTCTTTCTACAAGCAATTGGTAAAGTATATGTGGGAGAAATCATAGAACTTGCATTGGATGTTAGAAAGAAGTGGTTTAATGCAAGGATGGCAATAGAATTTGACAGGAGGAAAGAATTTGCaaagagattgaaaaaaatactgAAAAAACTTACTCAATTGACAAATGCAACTGATGTCAACGAAAAGGATAAACAAactgatattgaaattgaagatagtGTAGATGAGAACGAAAGCGATACGTATTttgatgacgatgaagatgaagtgAGGGAGATTAAGACTAGTAACAAGTTGTTAAGTACAGACAAGAACTCACAAGAGGTTAGACTAGGGTTGCTAAATCACTACAACAAACTAGTAAAAGACTTCAACAAAATAGATGTTAGTATTGAGAAATACAATAAGAGTCCCATACTACCAGAACATATACGAGAGGCATGGAGGTTGTATCAATTACAGAATGACACTTTGCCAGCCGATCAATGGAGGTATCAGGGTGAAAATAGTGGTAATATGTTTAGATGA
- the GPI17 gene encoding GPI-anchor transamidase GPI17 (similar to Saccharomyces cerevisiae GPI17 (YDR434W); ancestral locus Anc_5.545) — MSTLVIRKLVGISFVVLYVLFGIPLWYKLTTIYRAPLPNAYIESLHSNKFQDIHISIPVYVRSSTYKFPDVHDAIQVQVNHLLNSKKQHIPWSLEILPIVDLPSETDHTNYHLVDLILDQTVGFTIAPDKKETVVYFDDESVVSNDLPYYVAQTLVEHTFSMELDAFAKEDISSNGNNNVAINYSPNIHLSLTLLDGDGTPIDWQIDSTLKAQLTPFRKFFSSMVNFTVDSSVINFNDLNLHSLGNSNTSNWNDLSHIIDLSDLSSMTYYSENVALNLAIVFPGNETNPQGLDFIKGTNNPSDLNDNWQSYTVPQWGVLIINKYPLKPNTVLDEVYLTPIMHKFMADLFYLLGMTTSSSEELLAPYVAIDSFKRVVILQNLAKAVDSLWSLVKLTERFQQMTIPKTVLEDVTKALETRLNIIEILNNVTKGSENDWNEALRLSNELVKFAEEAFFNGEMLQQNFFPQEHKLAVYLPLLGPLSVVVFFGLLTVMKEVEDTLDEKKTK; from the coding sequence ATGTCCACGTTAGTAATACGAAAGTTGGTTGGCATCTCATTTGTGGTCTTATATGTCCTTTTTGGTATTCCACTATGGTATAAGTTGACTACAATTTACAGAGCGCCCTTGCCAAATGCATACATCGAGTCTCTTCACTCAaacaaatttcaagatatcCATATATCGATACCAGTATACGTGAGGTCGAGTACATATAAGTTTCCTGATGTCCATGATGCCATTCAGGTTCAAGTCAatcatcttttgaattcaaaaaaacaACATATACCTTGGTCGCTAGAAATTCTACCAATAGTGGATCTTCCTTCGGAGACTGATCACACAAATTATCACCTTGTAGATTTGATCCTGGATCAAACTGTTGGTTTTACCATTGCCCCAGATAAGAAAGAGACAGTGGTTTATTTTGACGATGAATCAGTTGTTAGTAACGATTTACCATACTATGTGGCACAAACGTTGGTTGAACATACATTCAGCATGGAATTAGACGCATTTGCCAAAGAAGATATCAGCTCCAACGGTAATAACAATGTTGCAATTAATTATAGCCCAAACATTCATTTAAGTTTGACTCTATTAGATGGAGATGGTACACCAATTGATTGGCAAATTGATTCGACTTTGAAAGCTCAACTAACACCGTTCAGAAAGTTCTTCTCGTCTATGGTCAACTTTACAGTTGATTCATCTGTTATTAACtttaatgatttaaatttaCATTCTTTGGGTAATTCTAATACCTCGAATTGGAACGATTTATCTCACATTATCGATCTTTCTGATTTATCATCCATGACTTACTATTCAGAAAACGTAGCGTTAAATCTGGCCATTGTGTTTCCTGGTAATGAAACAAACCCACAGGGGCTAGATTTCATAAAAGGTACCAATAATCCATCTGATTTGAATGACAATTGGCAAAGTTACACTGTTCCTCAATGGGGTGTTCtaattatcaataaatacCCTCTTAAACCAAACACAGTTCTGGACGAGGTTTACTTAACCCCAATCATGCATAAATTTATGGCTGACTTATTCTACTTGTTAGGAATGACAACCTCTTCTTCCGAGGAACTACTGGCACCTTACGTGGCAATTGATTCATTCAAGAGGGTGGTCATCCTGCAGAACTTGGCTAAAGCTGTCGATAGTTTATGGTCCTTAGTAAAGCTCACTGAAAGATTCCAACAGATGACTATTCCCAAGACTGTCCTCGAAGATGTTACAAAGGCGTTGGAAACTAGGCTAAACATTATCGAGATTTTGAACAACGTTACTAAGGGTTCCGAAAATGACTGGAACGAAGCATTAAGATTAAGTAATGAACTTGTGAAGTTCGCTGAAGAGGCTTTCTTTAATGGCGAAATGCTTCAACAGAATTTCTTTCCACAAGAACACAAATTGGCAGTGTATTTACCTTTATTGGGTCCACTGTCCGTTGTAGTCTTTTTCGGTCTTCTTACTGTCATGAAAGAAGTCGAAGACACGCtagatgaaaagaagacCAAATAA